From a region of the Salvelinus sp. IW2-2015 unplaced genomic scaffold, ASM291031v2 Un_scaffold2430, whole genome shotgun sequence genome:
- the LOC112073937 gene encoding transmembrane protein 252 — protein MDTRKHLCSLARMVLPALGFVLICVGTYLMSLHNAYNSSLRYILAYVLIACGLWCLLTGVFWTICHGMKRKRQHQRSRRHHTAAHIHVYTVDRPSFHLPSYEESQQNHISATAAAAYSVLGLSEDGLRFNLAPPLYTQDISEAPDDTFNHEDPPAYSEMAMQTHREPQGLPQQPEHSRLDRVPCPELDGR, from the exons ATGGATACGAGGAAGCACCTGTGTTCCCTGGCCCGTATGGTGCTGCCTGCCCTTGGCTTTGTCCTCATCTGTGTGGGGACCTACCTGATGTCCCTCCACAATGCCTACAACAGCTCCCTGCGTTACATCCTGGCCTACGTCCTCATTGCCTGTGGCTTATGGTGCCTCCTCACCGGGGTCTTCTGGACCATCTGCCATGGCATGAAGAGGAAGAGGCAGCACCAGAGGAGCAGGCGCCACCACACCGCTGCACACATCCATGTCTACACCGTTGACAG ACCCAGCTTCCACCTTCCTTCATATGAGGAGTCTCAGCAGAACCACATCTCTGCTACTGCAGCTGCAGCTTACTCTGTGCTGGGGCTCTCTGAAGATGGCCTGAGGTTCAACCTGGCCCCCCCTCTGTACACCCAGGACATCTCTGAGGCCCCAGATGACACCTTCAACCATGAAGATCCACCTGCTTACTCTGAGATGGCCATGCAGACACACAGGGAGCCACAGGGGCTTCCGCAGCAACCAGAACATTCCCGCTTGGACAGAGTTCCATGTCCTGAGCTGGACGGTCGATAG